One Cryptomeria japonica chromosome 9, Sugi_1.0, whole genome shotgun sequence genomic window carries:
- the LOC131037166 gene encoding transcription factor MYB35 isoform X1, translated as MDMVIMGRTPCCDKNNVKKGPWTAEEDAKLLAYITINGTGNWTSIPNKAGLRRCGKSCRLRWTNYLRPDLKHESFTSEEEQLILNLHAAIGSRWSLIAAQLPGRTDNDVKNHWNTRLRKKLCEMGIDPVTHRPISQILADYAGNVRLSGGNEDQVGKARISCLTKDLRNAHSAANFNYRNNPHHQNTAPPLDTMNNAHISPDYNSNLWDVLAQLNEIRSNVASASAQPNQSSMTNKFSCPKQLPINGGEEPNLLPVFANDHSTQQPLSWSEFLMQEEEQEEMAPPAHYDDCELDTTEMIFPPHVMDTKSYYCHPEELQMPHNLENNTITRQNNMKMQTEDTPAYIYTGSSTNRFNDNVWNPAVSEMSPMDSLLLNCEYPLSWDFSELENVA; from the exons ATGGACATG GTTATAATGGGGAGGACTCCTTGCTGTGACAAGAATAATGTGAAGAAAGGCCCATGGACTGCAGAGGAAGATGCCAAGCTCCTCGCATACATTACCATCAATGGCACTGGTAATTGGACATCAATACCCAATAAAGCTG GGTTGAGGAGATGTGGGAAGAGTTGTAGATTGAGATGGACGAATTATCTGCGACCTGATTTGAAGCACGAGAGCTTTACAAGTGAAGAGGAGCAGCTTATTCTCAACCTGCATGCCGCCATTGGAAGCAG ATGGTCTCTGATAGCTGCACAGTTGCCCGGACGAACAGAcaatgatgtgaaaaaccactggaATACTCGGTTAAGAAAGAAATTGTGCGAGATGGGAATCGATCCTGTGACTCATCGGCCCATTTCACAGATTTTGGCTGATTATGCAGGCAACGTCAGGCTCTCTGGTGGAAACGAAGATCAGGTGGGCAAGGCAAGAATAAGCTGCCTGACCAAAGACTTGCGAAATGCGCATTCTGCAGCCAATTTTAATTATAGAAACAATCCTCATCATCAGAATACAGCTCCTCCTCTGGACACCATGAACAATGCTCACATCAGTCCTGATTACAACAGTAATTTATGGGATGTTCTTGCTCAATTGAATGAAATTAGGAGCAATGTGGCCTCTGCATCTGCACAGCCAAACCAAAGCAGTATGACCAACAAATTTTCATGTCCTAAGCAACTTCCTATCAATGGAGGAGAAGAACCCAATTTGCTTCCTGTTTTTGCAAATGATCACAGTACCCAGCAGCCACTCAGCTGGAGTGAATTTCTCAtgcaagaagaagaacaagaggaAATGGCACCTCCTGCTCACTATGATGATTGTGAATTGGATACTACAGAGATGATCTTCCCTCCTCATGTCATGGACACCAAGTCTTACTATTGTCATCCAGAAGAGCTGCAGATGCCACACAACCTGGAGAATAATACAATAACAAGACAAAACAACATGAAAATGCAAACTGAAGATACCCCTGCCTACATTTATACTGGGAGCAGCACAAACAGATTCAATGACAATGTATGGAACCCTGCAGTCTCGGAGATGTCTCCTATGGATTCTCTTCTACTGAACTGTGAATATCCCTTGTCTTGGGACTTCTCTGAACTTGAGAATGTAGCTTGA
- the LOC131037166 gene encoding transcription factor MYB35 isoform X2, with product MGRTPCCDKNNVKKGPWTAEEDAKLLAYITINGTGNWTSIPNKAGLRRCGKSCRLRWTNYLRPDLKHESFTSEEEQLILNLHAAIGSRWSLIAAQLPGRTDNDVKNHWNTRLRKKLCEMGIDPVTHRPISQILADYAGNVRLSGGNEDQVGKARISCLTKDLRNAHSAANFNYRNNPHHQNTAPPLDTMNNAHISPDYNSNLWDVLAQLNEIRSNVASASAQPNQSSMTNKFSCPKQLPINGGEEPNLLPVFANDHSTQQPLSWSEFLMQEEEQEEMAPPAHYDDCELDTTEMIFPPHVMDTKSYYCHPEELQMPHNLENNTITRQNNMKMQTEDTPAYIYTGSSTNRFNDNVWNPAVSEMSPMDSLLLNCEYPLSWDFSELENVA from the exons ATGGGGAGGACTCCTTGCTGTGACAAGAATAATGTGAAGAAAGGCCCATGGACTGCAGAGGAAGATGCCAAGCTCCTCGCATACATTACCATCAATGGCACTGGTAATTGGACATCAATACCCAATAAAGCTG GGTTGAGGAGATGTGGGAAGAGTTGTAGATTGAGATGGACGAATTATCTGCGACCTGATTTGAAGCACGAGAGCTTTACAAGTGAAGAGGAGCAGCTTATTCTCAACCTGCATGCCGCCATTGGAAGCAG ATGGTCTCTGATAGCTGCACAGTTGCCCGGACGAACAGAcaatgatgtgaaaaaccactggaATACTCGGTTAAGAAAGAAATTGTGCGAGATGGGAATCGATCCTGTGACTCATCGGCCCATTTCACAGATTTTGGCTGATTATGCAGGCAACGTCAGGCTCTCTGGTGGAAACGAAGATCAGGTGGGCAAGGCAAGAATAAGCTGCCTGACCAAAGACTTGCGAAATGCGCATTCTGCAGCCAATTTTAATTATAGAAACAATCCTCATCATCAGAATACAGCTCCTCCTCTGGACACCATGAACAATGCTCACATCAGTCCTGATTACAACAGTAATTTATGGGATGTTCTTGCTCAATTGAATGAAATTAGGAGCAATGTGGCCTCTGCATCTGCACAGCCAAACCAAAGCAGTATGACCAACAAATTTTCATGTCCTAAGCAACTTCCTATCAATGGAGGAGAAGAACCCAATTTGCTTCCTGTTTTTGCAAATGATCACAGTACCCAGCAGCCACTCAGCTGGAGTGAATTTCTCAtgcaagaagaagaacaagaggaAATGGCACCTCCTGCTCACTATGATGATTGTGAATTGGATACTACAGAGATGATCTTCCCTCCTCATGTCATGGACACCAAGTCTTACTATTGTCATCCAGAAGAGCTGCAGATGCCACACAACCTGGAGAATAATACAATAACAAGACAAAACAACATGAAAATGCAAACTGAAGATACCCCTGCCTACATTTATACTGGGAGCAGCACAAACAGATTCAATGACAATGTATGGAACCCTGCAGTCTCGGAGATGTCTCCTATGGATTCTCTTCTACTGAACTGTGAATATCCCTTGTCTTGGGACTTCTCTGAACTTGAGAATGTAGCTTGA